The genome window ATGGAGAAATGTTTGCAGTTGACGGACATTACTACCAGATAACTTCGGACGGCAAGGCAAGAGAACCTGATGAAAAAACACGTACACCATTTGCCGCAGTTACTTTTTTTGAGTCGGACAAGAAAGCCGATCTTCATTCAGGTATGGATTTTGACTCTTTCACCAAGAAAATGGATGAAACAATTATTACCCCAAACATTTTTTATGCTATAAAAATTAAAGGTAAATTCAAAGCCATTAAGACAAGAAGTGTTCCTAAGCAAGTCAAGCCTTACAAGCCTTTAAAAGAAATTGTCGGCACTCAGCCGATATTTCATTTTAGTAAAATAAGAGGCACTATAGTAGGCTTTCGTTGCCCTTCATATGTTAAAAATATAAACGTTCCCGGCTATCACCTGCATTTTATAACTGAAGATGGCAAAGCAGGAGGGCATGTCCTTGATTTTATCGTTTCAGAAGCTGTACTTGAAATTGATGAAACATCGGGATTTTCATTGCTTCTTCCGCAAAACAAGGCGTTTTACAACTCTGACTTGTCTTTGGACAAACAGTCTGACTTAGAGAAGGTAGAAAAATAGCTGCTATGAGCCAGTTTCAAAACGCCCCATTTTGGCCGATCTTAAGCGTTGGGCTTAAATTTCGCACGAAGTGAAGCATTAGCGCTATCCTCGAAATATTCGAAGTATTCCTGCGGTTGAAATTTTCTCCCGCCTTGAGCTTGACCTAACTGGGGCGTTTTGCAATTGGCCCCACTTATTAACCAATTGATCGAAGCAGCTGTTGAAAATCACATACCCGTATATGTCTCACGAGACTGGCATCCTGTTGGGCACTTAAGCTTTAAAGACAGCGGAGGGCTTTGGCCGCCCCACTGTATCCAGGACAGCGATGGTGCAAGATTCCATCCTAATTTAAAAATACCCGAATCAGCTATATTAATAACTAAAGGCGTTTGCTTTGACCAGGACCAGAATTCAGTTTTTGACCAGACAGGACTTGTCTTTAAGCTAAAAAAAGACGGCATCAATCGGCTGTGGGTTTCCGGTCTTGCCGAAGATGTCTGTGTTCTGGTAACAGTAACAGATGCTTGCAAAGAAGGCTTTGAAACAATAC of Pseudomonadota bacterium contains these proteins:
- the budA gene encoding acetolactate decarboxylase translates to MKNHVPLILILSFGFLFVGHLYSGDISQRDILTQYSTINALLGGVYDGEMTIKDLKRHGDFGLGTFNALDGEMFAVDGHYYQITSDGKAREPDEKTRTPFAAVTFFESDKKADLHSGMDFDSFTKKMDETIITPNIFYAIKIKGKFKAIKTRSVPKQVKPYKPLKEIVGTQPIFHFSKIRGTIVGFRCPSYVKNINVPGYHLHFITEDGKAGGHVLDFIVSEAVLEIDETSGFSLLLPQNKAFYNSDLSLDKQSDLEKVEK
- a CDS encoding isochorismatase family protein; translated protein: MQLAPLINQLIEAAVENHIPVYVSRDWHPVGHLSFKDSGGLWPPHCIQDSDGARFHPNLKIPESAILITKGVCFDQDQNSVFDQTGLVFKLKKDGINRLWVSGLAEDVCVLVTVTDACKEGFETILIANATKPVTQEGGKEARQKMHDAGVNFVY